The Mannheimia granulomatis sequence CTCTTGTGGGGAATACAAAAGCTTCAGATGTTATCTATTTTTTGAATAAACTTCTTCAAAGTCCGTATGGAAGCAAGATCAATAATCACCGAATTACCTTACAAATCTATGATGAAAATATTCAAATTCAGTACAGCCCGCAATTTCTTGTAAAAAATTTAGGTATGAGCGATATTCAAGCTCTACAAAAGTTAGGCTTTGAATTTAATCATTCAAAAGAATATCTATGGAAAAGCTATGCCGGTCTTGGAGGGAAAATCACACGGTTTAAAAACCGTGAGGAAATACTAGAAAAGTATAAATTTAAGCAACCTATAGTTGCTAAAGCGAAAAGTTATCAGAAAAACATAGAATTTAGCTTTGATGACACTATTGCGGTCATTGCAGCACCAATTACGATTCCTGCTTCTATTATTTTATTACCATTCTTTAATGACGCCCCTTAATAGCATAAGTTGTGCTAAACCCGATACAATCATCATCTATTAGGTATATCAAGCGGTCATTTTTTACTAAAATTTTACCAAAAAGAAAGGGCGAATAGTGATTCGCCCTTACGTCAATTTATTAGAGATTACACCTCTGCTTTTAAACGCTTAATTAATTCTGCATTTGCCGGAGGGAAAGCGCCTTCGTCTAAATCGGATTGAGCAATCCAAAAGCCTTCTTGTCCCTCTCGACCAAAAGGTTCATTCACCCATTCTTCAACTAAATAGAAGAAAAATTCAATAATCTTGTTTGGATATTCAAAGCTAAAAGAGTCGTACGGGAAAGCACTTAGCACCTGAATACCGATTTCTTCTTCCAACTCACGTTTTAATGCTTCCTCAGGGGTTTCACCCGCATCAACTTTACCACCGGGGAATTCTAAAGATTGTGCAAAATCCTGCCCTTCTAAACGTTGAGTTAAATAAATCTGCCCAAATTCGTTACGGATAATCCCTGCTGAGACTTGAACAATAGGTTTTGACATCATTTCTTACCTCAAATAAATCTCAAGCGGTCATATTTAGACATTTTTTTGCAAAATCGCTTGCAAATTTTTTGCCAAACATGACCGCTTGTTTAACTATGCGTATTTCGCCTTGTTACCGTGGCAATGTTTGTATTTCTTACCTGAACCACAAGGACAAGGATCGTTACGGCCGATATTTAAATTTGCTAGCCCTTCGTCTGTTAATGCTTCTGTATTTGCAATAACATCCGCTTCCTGTGTAGGCTGTTGTGCAGCCTCCGCTTCCATTTCAGCTTGCTGGCGTTGAGCTTCTTCTATCTCCTCTTGGCTACGCACCTGAATACGGCTTAAAATACTGATAACATTTGACTTTAAGGCATTCAACATATTGGTAAACATAGCAAAAGACTCTTTTTTGTACTCTTGTTTTGGATCTTTTTGAGCATAGCCACGTAAGTG is a genomic window containing:
- the mutT gene encoding 8-oxo-dGTP diphosphatase MutT, whose translation is MSKPIVQVSAGIIRNEFGQIYLTQRLEGQDFAQSLEFPGGKVDAGETPEEALKRELEEEIGIQVLSAFPYDSFSFEYPNKIIEFFFYLVEEWVNEPFGREGQEGFWIAQSDLDEGAFPPANAELIKRLKAEV